The following proteins come from a genomic window of Triticum aestivum cultivar Chinese Spring chromosome 6A, IWGSC CS RefSeq v2.1, whole genome shotgun sequence:
- the LOC123130025 gene encoding transcription termination factor MTERF15, mitochondrial-like: MLRLRGRIVSHLLSFSSTSGPAISPLHRLLSASAAAGPVSPNPSGFAVEDYLVDTCGLTRPQALKASTRLSHLKSPAKPNAVLAFLAGLGLSGADVAPVVAKDPQLLCAKVDKTLAPVVDGLTGLGLSRSDIARLFSLAHAYFRCRSIVSKLHYYLPLLGSFHNFLRLLKRSSHLLSSDLDKSVKPNVAFLRECGLGDCDIAKLCIREPRILAINPERIRAMAACAERLGVRRGSGMFRQGLQAVAFLSEEKVAAKLDYLKNTFRWSDAQVSIAVRKYPNLLGKSKESLKRRSEFLVSKVGVEPVYIAHRPTLLSYSMEGRLRPRYYVIKFLKENGLLDGDLSFFTAVKMTEKVFMEKLISPHKEAAPHLAEDYATACKGEVPTNFIFRWTRNRL; encoded by the coding sequence ATGCTCCGCCTCCGAGGGCGCATTGTTTCCCATCTCCTCTCTTTCTCCTCCACCTCTGGCCCAGCCATCTCCCCTCTCCACCGGCTCCTCTCCGCATCGGCAGCCGCCGGCCCCGTTTCCCCGAACCCCAGTGGATTCGCCGTCGAGGACTACCTCGTCGACACCTGCGGGCTCACCCGGCCCCAAGCCCTCAAGGCCTCCACCAGGCTCTCCCACCTCAAGTCCCCCGCCAAACCCAACGCCGtcctcgccttcctcgccggcctcggcctctccggcgccgacgtCGCCCCGGTTGTCGCCAAAGACCCGCAGCTCCTATGCGCCAAAGTGGACAAAACCCTGGCTCCGGTGGTCGATGGGCTCACCGGCCTCGGCCTGTCGCGTTCCGACATCGCCCGCCTCTTCTCGCTCGCCCACGCCTACTTCCGCTGTAGATCCATAGTCTCCAAGCTGCACTACTACCTGCCCCTCTTGGGCTCCTTCCACAACTTCCTCCGGCTGCTCAAGCGCTCATCCCACCTTCTGTCGTCGGACCTCGATAAGTCGGTCAAGCCCAATGTTGCCTTCCTGAGGGAGTGCGGCCTAGGTGATTGTGATATTGCCAAGCTGTGTATCCGGGAGCCGAGGATACTGGCAATTAACCCGGAGCGCATCCGGGCAATGGCGGCATGTGCTGAAAGACTAGGTGTGCGCCGCGGCTCTGGTATGTTCAGGCAAGGGCTGCAGGCTGTCGCGTTTCTCAGTGAGGAGAAGGTTGCCGCCAAATTGGACTACTTGAAGAATACTTTCAGGTGGTCTGATGCCCAAGTGAGCATTGCTGTGCGCAAATATCCAAATCTGCTGGGGAAGTCAAAGGAATCTCTGAAGCGCAGGTCCGAGTTCCTGGTCTCTAAGGTGGGGGTGGAACCCGTGTACATTGCTCATCGACCGACATTGCTCTCTTATAGCATGGAGGGCCGACTCAGACCCCGGTACTATGTTATAAAGTTTCTCAAGGAAAATGGACTGCTAGATGGTGACCTGAGCTTCTTTACTGCGGTCAAGATGACTGAGAAGGTATTTATGGAGAAACTCATATCCCCTCACAAGGAAGCTGCACCACACCTCGCTGAAGACTATGCAACAGCTTGCAAAGGGGAAGTGCCAACTAATTTCATATTTAGATGGACCAGGAACAGGCTATGA
- the LOC123131704 gene encoding uncharacterized protein, producing the protein MLRLRECVVSRLLSSPSTSSSAIFPLRHLLSAAAAPISPGFAVEEYLVATCGLTRPQALKAFKKLSHLKSPAKPNAVLAFFSGLGLSGADAAAVVTKDPLFLRTKVDKTLAPKVVGLTGLGLSSPDIACLVSLTPDCFRSRNIVSKLHYYLPLFGSFHNFLRLLKRSPRLLSWDLNKVVKPNVVFLRECGLGDCDIAKLCIHAPRMLSTNPERVRAMVACAEGIGVPRGSGMFRQALCAVTFQTKEKIAAKMEYLKTTFRWSDAEVSMAVRKYPGVLRKSKESLKHRSEFFFSEVGLEPAYIAYRPALFSYSMEGRNRPRYYVIKFLKANGLLDQYRDYYSIVMLSEKVFVEKFICPHKEAAPHLAEDYATACKGEVPTNFRFV; encoded by the coding sequence ATGCTCCGCCTCCGCGAGTGCGTCGTTTCCCGTCTACTCTCTTCACCCTCCACCTCCAGCTCTGCCATCTTCCCACTCCGCCACCTCCTCTCCGCAGCCGCAGCCCCCATTTCCCCCGGATTCGCCGTGGAGGAGTACCTCGTCGCCACCTGCGGCCTCACCCGACCCCAAGCCCTCAAGGCCTTCAAGAAGCTCTCCCACCTCAAGTCCCCCGCCAAACCTAACGCCGTCCTCGCCTTCTTCTCCGGCCTCGGCCTCTCCGGCGCcgatgccgccgccgtcgtcaccaaAGATCCGCTGTTCCTCCGCACCAAGGTGGACAAAACCTTGGCCCCTAAGGTCGTCGGGCTCACTGGCCTAGGTCTCTCGAGTCCTGACATCGCCTGCCTCGTCTCCCTCACCCCCGACTGCTTCCGCTCCAGAAACATCGTCTCCAAGCTGCACTACTACCTGCCCCTCTTCGGCTCCTTCCACAACTTCCTCCGGCTGCTCAAGCGCTCACCCCGCCTTCTGTCATGGGACCTTAACAAGGTGGTCAAGCCCAATGTTGTGTTTCTGAGGGAGTGCGGGCTAGGTGATTGTGATATTGCCAAGCTGTGTATCCATGCGCCGAGGATGCTCAGCACCAACCCGGAGCGTGTCCGGGCGATGGTGGCATGCGCGGAAGGTATAGGCGTGCCCCGTGGCTCTGGGATGTTCAGACAAGCGCTATGCGCTGTCACATTCCAAACCAAGGAGAAGATTGCCGCCAAAATGGAGTACTTGAAGACCACCTTCAGGTGGTCTGATGCCGAAGTGAGCATGGCTGTGCGCAAGTATCCGGGTGTGCTGAGGAAGTCAAAGGAATCTCTGAAGCACAggtccgagttcttcttctctgagGTGGGGCTGGAACCGGCGTACATTGCTTATCGTCCGGCGTTGTTCTCTTATAGCATGGAGGGCCGAAACAGACCCAGGTACTATGTTATCAAGTTCCTTAAGGCAAATGGATTGTTAGATCAGTACCGGGACTACTATAGCATAGTCATGCTGAGTGAGAAGGTATTTGTGGAGAAGTTCATATGCCCTCACAAGGAAGCTGCACCACACCTCGCTGAAGACTATGCAACCGCTTGCAAAGGGGAAGTACCGACTAATTTCAGATTCGTATGA